In a genomic window of Curtobacterium flaccumfaciens pv. betae:
- a CDS encoding GNAT family N-acetyltransferase: MSAVVDSTGVTGARSAGTGVAGTATVDAPGATASGGAEPGLLTVEPVDPERDAAVVQSWLAHPASSWWEMGDLDVEGVRAYLVGVQADPAQAAWLGRRNGEPCFLAETYDPSAVLLTDVWAAEPGDVGMHLLVAPVPTEGRVHGLTSAVMRTVVEHCRDALGARRVVVEPDVRNTAVQAKNAEVGFRALRQVDVDGKRALLSVLDTDRIGVPDDDGPAAHLRPEHLEPAERHLVAKAIAEFTHERLIAPVPDGDGWRLDAGESTYRFRARQHVLEHWSMDEASLTRTRAGVPAPLSAQELVLELRAVLGIPDELLGTYLEEIASTLASAAAKHRRGGPSAGQLARGRGGAGAAGSAGSVEDVVASFQDVEAAMTEGHPAFVAANGRIGFGLDEYRTFAPESGGRFRYRWLAARREHTHLALAADRTEQAHWEAELSPAVVAGFRAALERRGLDPDDYVWLPVHPWQWQHRIAVTFAPDLGRQDLVDLGEGPDEYQPQQSIRTAFNRTEPARSYVKTALAVQNMGFLRGMSPAYMRNTPAVNDWVESIVSADPALAAAGFSVLREHAAIGYTGDAYHRVDVSSPQRKMLAALWRESPLPRVTDGERLLTMAALLHRDAAGNAVVSALIEASGLPADVWVRRWLDAYLLPVVHCLTVHDLVFMPHGENLVLVVRDGVVVRAVMKDIGEEAAVLGRHDDRPVPADIDRIVHPVSDDEAALAVFTDVFDGVLRFVAAILDDDAVLPESRFWQVVGECIDAHAAAHPDRRRPLDLRVPTFEHSCLNRLQLRNTLSMVDLADQSASLIRAGAMANPIGR; encoded by the coding sequence ATGAGCGCCGTCGTCGACAGCACGGGTGTGACGGGCGCCCGTTCGGCGGGCACTGGTGTGGCGGGCACTGCGACGGTCGACGCGCCCGGGGCGACCGCGTCCGGGGGAGCCGAGCCGGGCCTCCTGACCGTCGAGCCCGTGGACCCGGAACGCGACGCCGCCGTCGTGCAGTCGTGGCTCGCCCACCCGGCGTCGTCGTGGTGGGAGATGGGCGACCTCGACGTGGAAGGGGTGCGCGCCTACCTGGTCGGCGTGCAGGCGGACCCCGCGCAGGCAGCGTGGCTCGGCCGCCGGAACGGCGAGCCGTGCTTCCTGGCGGAGACCTACGACCCCTCCGCCGTCCTGCTCACCGACGTGTGGGCGGCCGAACCCGGCGACGTCGGCATGCACCTGCTCGTCGCGCCGGTGCCCACCGAGGGTCGTGTCCACGGCCTGACCAGCGCGGTGATGCGTACCGTCGTCGAGCACTGCCGGGACGCCCTCGGCGCGCGCCGGGTCGTCGTCGAACCCGACGTGCGGAACACCGCCGTGCAGGCGAAGAACGCCGAGGTCGGGTTCCGCGCCCTGCGACAGGTGGACGTCGACGGCAAGCGGGCCCTGCTGTCGGTGCTCGACACCGACCGGATCGGCGTCCCCGACGACGACGGGCCAGCCGCACACCTGCGGCCCGAGCACCTGGAACCCGCCGAACGGCACCTGGTCGCCAAGGCGATCGCGGAGTTCACCCACGAACGGCTGATCGCACCCGTACCGGACGGGGACGGGTGGCGGCTCGACGCGGGGGAGTCGACCTACCGGTTCCGGGCCCGGCAGCACGTGCTCGAGCACTGGTCGATGGACGAGGCCTCGCTGACGCGGACCCGTGCGGGGGTGCCGGCGCCGCTCAGCGCGCAGGAGCTCGTGCTCGAGCTGCGCGCGGTGCTCGGGATCCCCGACGAGTTGCTCGGCACGTACCTGGAGGAGATCGCGTCGACGCTGGCGAGTGCCGCGGCGAAGCACCGGCGGGGCGGACCGTCGGCCGGGCAGTTGGCACGGGGGCGGGGCGGGGCGGGGGCGGCCGGTTCGGCCGGGTCCGTCGAGGACGTCGTCGCGTCGTTCCAGGACGTCGAGGCGGCGATGACCGAGGGGCACCCGGCGTTCGTCGCCGCCAACGGCCGGATCGGGTTCGGGCTCGACGAGTACCGGACGTTCGCGCCGGAGTCCGGCGGCCGGTTCCGGTACCGGTGGCTCGCCGCCCGACGCGAGCACACGCACCTGGCGCTCGCCGCCGACCGGACCGAGCAGGCGCACTGGGAGGCAGAGCTGTCACCGGCGGTCGTGGCCGGGTTCCGTGCCGCGCTGGAGCGTCGCGGGCTCGACCCCGACGACTACGTGTGGCTGCCCGTGCACCCGTGGCAGTGGCAGCACCGGATCGCCGTGACCTTCGCGCCCGACCTGGGCCGACAGGACCTGGTCGACCTGGGCGAGGGACCCGACGAGTACCAGCCGCAGCAGTCCATCCGCACCGCGTTCAACCGCACCGAGCCGGCACGCTCGTACGTGAAGACGGCGCTCGCCGTGCAGAACATGGGGTTCCTGCGGGGGATGTCGCCCGCGTACATGCGGAACACCCCGGCCGTGAACGACTGGGTCGAGTCGATCGTCTCCGCCGACCCCGCGCTCGCCGCCGCCGGGTTCTCGGTGCTCCGGGAGCACGCCGCCATCGGCTACACGGGGGACGCCTACCACCGGGTCGACGTGTCCTCGCCGCAGCGCAAGATGCTCGCGGCCCTGTGGCGGGAGAGCCCGCTGCCGCGGGTGACGGACGGCGAGCGGCTGCTGACGATGGCGGCGCTGCTGCACCGGGACGCCGCGGGGAACGCCGTGGTCTCGGCGCTGATCGAGGCCTCTGGTCTGCCCGCCGACGTCTGGGTCCGGCGCTGGCTCGACGCCTACCTGCTGCCCGTCGTGCACTGCCTGACCGTGCACGACCTGGTGTTCATGCCGCACGGCGAGAACCTGGTGCTCGTCGTGCGCGACGGCGTCGTGGTCCGGGCCGTGATGAAGGACATCGGCGAGGAGGCCGCGGTGCTCGGTCGGCACGACGACCGCCCGGTCCCCGCCGACATCGACCGGATCGTGCACCCGGTGTCCGACGACGAGGCCGCGCTCGCGGTCTTCACCGACGTGTTCGACGGGGTGCTCCGGTTCGTCGCCGCGATCCTCGACGACGACGCGGTGCTGCCCGAGTCCCGCTTCTGGCAGGTCGTGGGGGAGTGCATCGACGCCCACGCCGCCGCGCACCCGGACCGCCGTCGTCCCCTGGACCTGCGGGTGCCGACGTTCGAGCACTCGTGCCTGAACCGGTTGCAGCTGCGGAACACCCTGTCGATGGTGGACCTGGCGGACCAGTCGGCGTCGCTCATCCGGGCGGGGGCGATGGCGAACCCGATCGGGCGGTAG
- a CDS encoding LamG-like jellyroll fold domain-containing protein: MQNSPDDRDDAHDHAGDRSKRIPVSRRGFLVGSGLAGAAGLVASNGFGGAPAVADALTAAPAVAPAALGGSTEAAQAAVARGHTGRWRPDTTSPRFTVAVMPDTQYMFDGAAVDPAPMRASLEYVVREQARHNTVFLVHLGDLTQNGAASEMRASGAVFDVLDRAGAPYSVLAGNHDVDSSTDDQRGRTPYLDVFGPQRFRKAPGWIGSSPDGYNTAHRFAAAGREWVVLALDWRTSASGLAWASSVLAARPHAPVILTTHALVDSDASGGAAFDPYGQQLWDSFISKHDQVFLTLNGHYWGPGRTTAKNTVGHDVALHLTNYQNRYYGGAAMIRLYHVDLERNVIDVETLSPFLLAGGLGETNELAAQETALSGDVDRFTMAVDFDARFAGFAPVAPRASRPAARMLVPGTLAYWRFDGNPDGAALAPTTRVRDQSGRGNDLVVARRTGAVAGALRWTAAHHADQPGAGGLALQGGKTGGDHLQTVDAAPLNRTRFPHGYTVEAFFALPTTFDPSANGFSALLSQYSSAGQVGKATGADGDPDEPAVTLSLSGDRELQWCVYPASQDGSLTNWGHELPLGAWWHVAVVNDGTHTVLYVDGCPVVRNPSTPNHGLSTIGKPWLLGGYRYGGKLDNVFVGSIGDVRIVGRALQPNEFMNA, translated from the coding sequence GTGCAGAACAGCCCTGACGATCGCGACGACGCCCACGACCACGCCGGAGACCGCAGCAAGCGCATCCCGGTCTCCCGCCGGGGCTTCCTGGTCGGGTCCGGACTCGCCGGTGCGGCCGGTCTCGTGGCCTCGAACGGCTTCGGCGGCGCCCCGGCCGTCGCCGATGCGCTGACCGCGGCACCCGCAGTCGCCCCGGCGGCGCTCGGCGGATCGACCGAGGCCGCTCAGGCGGCGGTGGCGCGCGGGCACACCGGACGGTGGCGCCCGGACACGACCTCGCCACGCTTCACCGTCGCTGTGATGCCGGACACGCAGTACATGTTCGACGGCGCCGCGGTGGACCCGGCGCCGATGCGCGCCTCGCTCGAGTACGTCGTCCGCGAGCAGGCCCGGCACAACACGGTGTTCCTCGTCCACCTCGGCGACCTGACGCAGAACGGTGCGGCGTCCGAGATGCGTGCGTCCGGCGCGGTCTTCGACGTGCTCGACCGTGCCGGTGCGCCCTACAGCGTGCTCGCCGGGAACCACGACGTCGACTCGTCGACCGACGACCAGCGTGGCCGAACCCCGTACCTCGACGTGTTCGGCCCGCAGCGGTTCCGGAAGGCCCCGGGCTGGATCGGTTCGAGCCCGGACGGCTACAACACCGCTCACCGGTTCGCCGCGGCCGGCCGCGAGTGGGTCGTCCTGGCGCTCGACTGGCGGACGAGCGCGAGCGGGCTCGCCTGGGCCAGCTCCGTGCTCGCGGCCCGGCCGCACGCCCCGGTCATCCTCACGACGCACGCCCTCGTCGACTCGGACGCCAGCGGTGGAGCGGCGTTCGACCCCTACGGCCAGCAGCTCTGGGACTCCTTCATCTCGAAGCACGACCAGGTGTTCCTGACGCTCAACGGGCACTACTGGGGTCCGGGCCGCACGACGGCGAAGAACACCGTCGGGCACGACGTCGCCCTGCACCTGACCAACTACCAGAACCGCTACTACGGCGGGGCGGCCATGATCCGGCTGTACCACGTCGACCTCGAGCGGAACGTCATCGACGTCGAGACACTGTCGCCGTTCCTGCTCGCCGGTGGGCTCGGCGAGACGAACGAGCTCGCGGCCCAGGAGACCGCCCTCAGCGGCGACGTCGACCGCTTCACCATGGCGGTGGACTTCGACGCACGCTTCGCGGGGTTCGCGCCGGTCGCACCACGGGCCTCCCGGCCGGCGGCACGCATGCTGGTGCCGGGGACGCTGGCGTACTGGCGGTTCGACGGCAACCCGGACGGGGCGGCGCTCGCGCCGACGACGCGGGTGCGCGACCAGAGCGGGCGGGGGAACGACCTGGTGGTCGCTCGCCGGACCGGTGCCGTCGCGGGGGCGCTGCGCTGGACGGCGGCGCACCACGCCGACCAGCCGGGCGCCGGCGGCCTCGCGCTGCAGGGCGGCAAGACCGGTGGGGACCACCTGCAGACCGTCGACGCGGCTCCGCTCAACCGGACCCGGTTCCCCCACGGCTACACGGTCGAGGCGTTCTTCGCGCTGCCGACCACGTTCGACCCGAGCGCGAACGGGTTCAGCGCCCTGCTGTCGCAGTACTCAAGCGCCGGTCAGGTGGGGAAGGCGACCGGAGCCGACGGTGACCCGGACGAACCCGCCGTGACCCTGAGCCTGTCGGGGGACCGCGAACTGCAGTGGTGCGTGTACCCGGCGAGCCAGGACGGATCACTGACGAACTGGGGGCACGAGTTGCCGCTCGGGGCCTGGTGGCACGTGGCCGTGGTGAACGACGGGACGCACACCGTGCTGTACGTCGACGGGTGCCCGGTCGTGCGGAACCCGTCCACCCCGAACCATGGTCTGAGCACGATCGGCAAGCCGTGGCTGCTCGGCGGCTACCGCTACGGCGGCAAGCTCGACAACGTGTTCGTCGGGTCGATCGGCGACGTGCGCATCGTCGGCCGGGCGCTGCAGCCGAACGAGTTCATGAACGCCTGA
- a CDS encoding glycerophosphodiester phosphodiesterase family protein has translation MTLVIAHRGASGYRPEHSRSAYELAIELGADAIEPDLVPTRDGVLVLRHENEVSGTTDVADHPEFRHLRTTKTVDGQTLTGWFTEDFTWAELQTLRTRERLPVLRPESAEHDGAQPILRLVDLLAILDAAPRPVGLVAEVKHAAYFDRAGFPMGGLVDAALGEAGWRQDERLTVESFEKGVLRDLRERGTGGRLVYLQEARGSAADEVASHGSLAPTYAAERSEDALASFATEFHGISVDLGTLMAGVDSVALDDPTPVRSAIVDRAHAAGLAVYTWTLRPENRFLPSPLRRGGDVAAFGDWERWFTSVIRTGLDGVFADHPDLAVLARSAVGGPA, from the coding sequence ATGACCCTCGTGATCGCCCACCGTGGTGCGTCCGGCTACCGCCCCGAGCACTCGCGGAGCGCGTACGAGCTCGCGATCGAGCTCGGTGCAGACGCGATCGAACCGGACCTGGTGCCCACGAGGGACGGCGTCCTGGTGCTCCGGCACGAGAACGAGGTCTCGGGCACCACGGATGTCGCCGACCACCCGGAGTTCCGGCACCTGCGCACGACGAAGACCGTCGACGGCCAGACCCTGACGGGCTGGTTCACCGAGGACTTCACGTGGGCCGAGCTGCAGACGCTCCGTACCCGCGAGCGCCTGCCGGTGCTGCGCCCGGAATCCGCCGAGCACGATGGTGCGCAGCCGATCCTGCGGCTCGTCGACCTGCTCGCGATCCTCGACGCCGCACCCCGCCCGGTCGGGCTCGTCGCCGAGGTCAAGCACGCCGCGTACTTCGACCGCGCCGGGTTCCCGATGGGTGGACTCGTCGACGCCGCGCTCGGCGAGGCCGGGTGGCGGCAGGACGAGCGGCTCACGGTGGAGAGCTTCGAGAAGGGCGTGCTGCGCGACCTGCGCGAGCGGGGGACCGGTGGTCGGCTCGTGTACCTCCAGGAGGCCCGTGGCAGCGCCGCGGACGAGGTCGCGTCCCACGGATCGCTCGCCCCCACCTACGCCGCCGAGCGCTCCGAGGACGCGCTCGCGTCGTTCGCGACCGAGTTCCACGGCATCAGCGTCGACCTCGGCACCCTGATGGCCGGCGTCGACAGCGTCGCGCTCGACGACCCGACGCCGGTGCGCAGCGCGATCGTCGACCGCGCTCACGCCGCCGGGCTCGCGGTGTACACGTGGACGCTCCGGCCGGAGAACCGGTTCCTGCCGTCGCCGCTGCGTCGAGGTGGCGACGTCGCGGCGTTCGGCGACTGGGAGCGGTGGTTCACGTCCGTGATCCGCACCGGACTCGACGGGGTGTTCGCCGACCACCCGGACCTGGCGGTGCTCGCCCGGTCCGCTGTCGGGGGTCCCGCCTAG
- a CDS encoding lysine N(6)-hydroxylase/L-ornithine N(5)-oxygenase family protein — protein MTADRTAADPTAHDVVGIGIGPFNLGLACLTDPIADVDAVFLDAADGFAWHHGMMLDDATIQVPFLADLVTMADPTSPFSFLAWLKETGRLYPFYIREDFHPLRSEYDAYCRWAADRLDTLRWGRRVTAVEHDPVTDTFTVHAETDQGPETYRAHHVVVGIGTEPSVPAPLRGIGGPAVHSAEFLPNRDALRDAGSIAVVGSGQSAAEVYRELLEDIRQDGYRLDWITRSPRFFPMEDTKLTLEMTSPEYTDHFHGLPEAVRDRLGREQRGLYKGISADLVDDLYDQLYRISARGPVPTTLRTETSVVDAAWLADRGTYRLTLRHEQLDQTYEHEVEQLVLATGYTPRVPRFLDPVEHLVARDSRGRLAVARDHHVDTLGGRIWVQNAEEHTHGLTAPDLGMGAWRNASIIRSVTGRPVYGLEARIAFQEFGLPASEPSTAHPGAAERAPAPRASERAEVSA, from the coding sequence ATGACCGCCGACCGCACCGCCGCCGACCCCACCGCGCACGACGTCGTCGGCATCGGCATCGGCCCGTTCAACCTCGGCCTCGCCTGCCTGACCGACCCGATCGCCGACGTCGACGCGGTGTTCCTCGACGCCGCCGACGGCTTCGCCTGGCACCACGGCATGATGCTCGACGACGCCACGATCCAGGTGCCGTTCCTCGCCGACCTGGTGACGATGGCCGACCCGACCTCGCCGTTCTCGTTCCTCGCCTGGCTCAAGGAGACCGGGCGCCTGTACCCGTTCTACATCCGCGAGGACTTCCACCCCCTGCGCAGCGAGTACGACGCCTACTGCCGCTGGGCCGCCGACCGGCTCGACACCCTGCGGTGGGGCCGCCGGGTGACCGCCGTCGAGCACGACCCGGTCACCGACACGTTCACGGTGCACGCCGAGACCGATCAGGGTCCCGAGACGTACCGCGCACACCACGTCGTCGTGGGGATCGGCACCGAGCCGTCCGTCCCCGCCCCGCTGCGCGGGATCGGCGGACCGGCCGTCCACTCCGCCGAGTTCCTGCCGAACCGCGACGCCCTGCGCGACGCCGGGTCCATCGCCGTCGTCGGCAGCGGGCAGTCCGCCGCCGAGGTCTACCGCGAACTGCTCGAGGACATCCGCCAGGACGGCTACCGCCTCGACTGGATCACACGTTCGCCCCGGTTCTTCCCGATGGAGGACACCAAGCTCACCCTCGAGATGACGAGCCCGGAGTACACGGACCACTTCCACGGGCTGCCCGAAGCCGTCCGCGACCGCCTGGGGCGGGAACAGCGTGGCCTGTACAAGGGCATCAGCGCCGACCTGGTCGACGACCTGTACGACCAGCTCTACCGGATCAGCGCGCGCGGCCCGGTCCCGACGACGCTCCGGACCGAGACGAGCGTCGTCGACGCCGCCTGGCTCGCCGACCGTGGCACGTACCGGCTGACGCTCCGCCACGAGCAGCTCGACCAGACGTACGAGCACGAGGTCGAGCAGCTGGTGCTGGCCACCGGGTACACCCCGCGGGTCCCGCGGTTCCTCGACCCGGTCGAGCACCTCGTCGCCCGCGACTCCCGTGGTCGCCTGGCGGTCGCCCGCGACCACCACGTCGACACCCTGGGCGGGCGCATCTGGGTGCAGAACGCCGAGGAGCACACCCACGGCCTGACCGCGCCCGACCTCGGCATGGGCGCGTGGCGGAACGCGTCGATCATCCGGTCCGTCACGGGTCGCCCCGTGTACGGCCTGGAGGCCCGGATCGCCTTCCAGGAGTTCGGCCTGCCCGCCTCGGAGCCGTCCACCGCCCACCCCGGCGCCGCGGAGCGCGCGCCGGCCCCGCGCGCGTCCGAGCGGGCGGAGGTGTCCGCATGA
- a CDS encoding ATP-dependent helicase codes for MTIVLDPFESTPEPGAGARAYEDPFTAGLNPQQKEAVEYRGESLLIVAGAGSGKTSVLTRRIALLLANREAWPSQILAITFTNKAAAEMRERVRALVGGEAEGMWISTFHSACVRILRREAERFGFPQSFTIYDSADSKALLKRIIKELEADSLGLTVGAAASKISKLKNELQDIDTYARNINVNDPQEVMFTEVFRRYTNELRRANAFDFDDLIGQTVFLFRAFPDVAALYQRRFRYILVDEYQDTNHAQYALIRELTRPVPVEQVDKLEDSGQHVARMRETDGSIAPASLTVVGDSDQSIYAFRGADIRNIVEFERDFPNSKTILLEQNYRSTQNILDAANAVIANNFDRQAKSLFTDVGAGEKIVGFTGYTGHDEAQFVADEIQRLREDGMDYRDMAVFYRTNSQTRALEEIFIRAAIPYRVLGGTKFYERAEIKDAMAYLITVANPADPMALRRILNVPKRGIGSVTETTLQRYADEHETTMRDALRHAGELGFGPKVRNAITEFAALLDSVSEKAPTQPVVDTLTQLLDGSGLLDNLRKSPDAQDAARADNIDELVAVTREFQKNNPEGTLSDFLTEVSLVAAADELDDSSGTVSLMTLHTAKGLEYDAVFLTGVEEDLLPHRMSANEPGGPSEERRLFYVGITRAKKVLFLSLAMTRAQFGDVNVAMPSRFLQEIPEGLIEWKQSPGMANSRGGTQPRALNAKRDGGFGGGGGGYRGGGGWGGGSYDRAAAASKTRPKTEWANRVSGQVRDNGDMELVAGDRIKHVDFGEGTVSAVTGQGAKRIAEIAFDSAGRKKLLIKIAPIEKL; via the coding sequence ATGACGATCGTGCTCGACCCCTTCGAATCGACGCCCGAACCGGGCGCCGGTGCCCGCGCGTACGAAGACCCGTTCACCGCGGGTCTGAACCCCCAGCAGAAGGAAGCCGTCGAGTACCGCGGCGAGTCCCTGCTGATCGTGGCCGGTGCCGGTTCCGGCAAGACGAGCGTGCTCACCCGCCGCATCGCACTGCTGCTCGCCAACCGCGAAGCCTGGCCGTCGCAGATCCTGGCGATCACGTTCACGAACAAGGCCGCGGCCGAGATGCGCGAGCGCGTCCGGGCCCTGGTCGGTGGCGAGGCCGAGGGGATGTGGATCTCCACGTTCCACTCGGCGTGCGTGCGCATCCTGCGGCGCGAAGCCGAGCGGTTCGGGTTCCCGCAGTCGTTCACGATCTACGACTCCGCCGACTCCAAGGCGCTGCTGAAGCGGATCATCAAGGAGCTCGAGGCCGACTCCCTCGGGCTGACCGTCGGTGCCGCGGCGTCGAAGATCTCGAAGCTCAAGAACGAGCTGCAGGACATCGACACCTACGCGCGCAACATCAACGTGAACGACCCGCAAGAGGTCATGTTCACCGAGGTGTTCCGGCGCTACACGAACGAACTCCGCCGGGCGAACGCGTTCGACTTCGACGACCTGATCGGCCAGACGGTGTTCCTGTTCCGGGCCTTCCCGGACGTCGCCGCCCTGTACCAGCGCCGCTTCCGGTACATCCTGGTCGACGAGTACCAGGACACGAACCACGCCCAGTACGCCCTGATCCGTGAGCTCACCCGCCCGGTGCCGGTCGAACAGGTCGACAAGCTCGAGGACTCCGGCCAGCACGTCGCCCGGATGCGGGAGACCGACGGGTCGATCGCGCCCGCGTCCCTGACGGTGGTCGGCGACTCCGACCAGTCGATCTACGCGTTCCGCGGGGCGGACATCCGCAACATCGTCGAGTTCGAGCGGGACTTCCCGAACTCCAAGACGATCCTGCTCGAGCAGAACTACCGCTCGACGCAGAACATCCTCGACGCGGCGAACGCGGTCATCGCGAACAACTTCGACCGCCAGGCGAAGAGCCTGTTCACCGACGTCGGTGCCGGCGAGAAGATCGTCGGCTTCACCGGGTACACCGGCCACGACGAGGCGCAGTTCGTCGCCGACGAGATCCAGCGCCTGCGTGAAGACGGCATGGACTACCGCGACATGGCGGTGTTCTACCGGACCAACTCGCAGACCCGTGCGCTGGAGGAGATCTTCATCCGTGCGGCGATCCCGTACCGGGTGCTCGGCGGCACGAAGTTCTACGAGCGCGCCGAGATCAAGGACGCCATGGCGTACCTGATCACCGTCGCCAACCCGGCCGACCCGATGGCCCTGCGCCGCATCCTCAACGTGCCCAAGCGCGGCATCGGCTCGGTCACCGAGACCACGCTCCAGCGCTACGCCGACGAGCACGAGACCACGATGCGCGACGCCCTGCGGCACGCGGGTGAGCTCGGGTTCGGGCCGAAGGTGCGGAACGCCATCACCGAGTTCGCGGCGCTGCTCGACTCCGTGTCCGAGAAGGCCCCGACGCAGCCGGTGGTCGACACCCTGACGCAGCTGCTCGACGGCTCCGGGCTGCTCGACAACCTGCGGAAGTCGCCCGACGCGCAGGACGCCGCCCGTGCCGACAACATCGACGAGCTCGTGGCCGTGACGCGTGAGTTCCAGAAGAACAACCCCGAGGGCACGCTGTCGGACTTCCTGACCGAGGTCTCGCTGGTCGCCGCGGCGGACGAGCTCGACGACTCGTCGGGCACGGTGTCGCTGATGACGCTGCACACCGCGAAGGGCCTGGAGTACGACGCGGTGTTCCTGACCGGCGTCGAGGAAGACCTGCTCCCGCACCGGATGTCCGCCAACGAACCCGGCGGACCGTCGGAAGAGCGCCGGCTGTTCTACGTGGGCATCACCCGCGCCAAGAAGGTCCTGTTCCTGTCCCTCGCGATGACCCGTGCCCAGTTCGGCGACGTGAACGTGGCGATGCCCTCGCGCTTCCTGCAGGAGATCCCCGAGGGGCTCATCGAGTGGAAGCAGTCCCCGGGCATGGCGAACAGCCGTGGTGGCACGCAGCCCCGCGCCCTGAACGCCAAGCGCGACGGCGGCTTCGGCGGCGGTGGCGGCGGCTACCGCGGTGGTGGCGGCTGGGGCGGCGGCTCGTACGACCGCGCAGCGGCAGCGTCGAAGACCCGCCCGAAGACCGAGTGGGCGAACCGGGTGTCCGGGCAGGTGCGCGACAACGGCGACATGGAACTCGTCGCCGGCGACCGCATCAAGCACGTCGACTTCGGCGAGGGCACGGTGTCCGCGGTGACGGGACAGGGAGCCAAGCGCATCGCCGAGATCGCGTTCGACTCCGCGGGCCGCAAGAAGCTCCTCATCAAGATCGCCCCGATCGAGAAGCTGTAG
- a CDS encoding pyridoxal phosphate-dependent decarboxylase family protein, which yields MTPPIELLTTATAERYRSAVTSTVDRLADRFAAADRPTTDTAPEVLRARVQNVDLDAEPLGTDRALAELDELFVREAVWFHDPAYLAHLNCPVALPAVAAESVLAAVNPSVDTWDQSRIGTEIERHVVAWLAGRIGFAAGDGIFTSGGSQSNLQALLLAREALGTGGTVFTTAETHFSIAKSARLLGLEAVVAVATDHAGRMVPAALAEAIAAARAAGQTPMAVVATAGTTDRGVIDPLEPIADVCDLEGVWLHVDAAYGCGLLVSPTRRHLLDGVERARSVTADLHKSFFQPVSSSALLVQRPEDLRRTAWYADYLNPEDAAEPNQVDKSLQTTRRFDALKLWATLRATGADAIGAAFDTVIDLAVATHRIVEEHPDLVLVAPTQLSTVLFRWQPAGMTDEAADALVAPIRSALLAEGRVLIAKTVIDGRPCNKLTLLNPETTPEQMRASLEHVVATAARVRAATTETEGANR from the coding sequence GTGACACCTCCCATCGAACTCCTGACCACCGCCACCGCCGAGCGCTACCGCTCCGCCGTGACGTCCACGGTGGACCGCCTGGCCGACCGCTTCGCCGCCGCCGACCGTCCGACGACCGACACCGCTCCCGAGGTCCTCCGGGCCCGGGTGCAGAACGTCGACCTCGACGCCGAACCCCTCGGGACGGACCGCGCGCTCGCCGAACTCGACGAGCTGTTCGTCCGTGAGGCCGTCTGGTTCCACGACCCGGCGTACCTCGCGCACCTGAACTGTCCGGTCGCGCTGCCCGCGGTCGCCGCCGAGTCGGTCCTGGCCGCCGTGAACCCGTCGGTCGACACCTGGGACCAGTCCCGGATCGGCACCGAGATCGAGCGGCACGTCGTCGCCTGGCTCGCCGGTCGGATCGGGTTCGCCGCGGGTGACGGCATCTTCACCTCGGGCGGCTCGCAGTCGAACCTGCAGGCCCTGCTGCTGGCGCGCGAGGCCCTCGGCACCGGCGGCACCGTGTTCACGACCGCGGAGACCCACTTCAGCATCGCGAAGTCAGCGCGGCTGCTCGGCCTCGAGGCCGTGGTCGCCGTCGCCACCGACCACGCCGGCCGGATGGTGCCCGCCGCCCTCGCGGAGGCGATCGCCGCCGCCCGCGCAGCCGGGCAGACGCCGATGGCCGTCGTCGCCACCGCCGGCACCACCGACCGCGGGGTGATCGACCCGCTCGAGCCGATCGCGGACGTCTGTGATCTCGAGGGAGTCTGGCTGCACGTCGACGCCGCGTACGGCTGCGGGCTGCTCGTGTCCCCGACCCGCCGGCACCTGCTCGACGGCGTCGAACGGGCCCGGAGCGTGACCGCCGACCTGCACAAGTCGTTCTTCCAGCCGGTGTCGTCGAGCGCCCTGCTCGTGCAGCGCCCGGAGGACCTGCGCCGCACCGCCTGGTACGCCGACTACCTGAACCCCGAGGACGCCGCCGAGCCGAACCAGGTCGACAAGTCGCTGCAGACCACCCGCCGGTTCGACGCCCTGAAGCTCTGGGCCACCCTGCGGGCGACGGGTGCCGACGCGATCGGGGCCGCGTTCGACACCGTCATCGACCTCGCCGTGGCCACCCACCGGATCGTCGAGGAGCACCCCGACCTGGTGCTCGTCGCGCCGACGCAGCTCAGCACGGTGCTGTTCCGCTGGCAGCCCGCCGGCATGACGGACGAGGCCGCCGACGCGCTGGTCGCCCCGATCCGCTCGGCCCTGCTCGCCGAGGGCCGGGTGCTGATCGCCAAGACGGTCATCGACGGCCGGCCGTGCAACAAGCTCACGCTGCTCAACCCCGAAACCACCCCGGAGCAGATGCGCGCGTCACTGGAGCACGTCGTCGCGACGGCCGCCCGGGTGCGCGCAGCCACCACCGAGACCGAGGGAGCGAACCGATGA